The Malus domestica chromosome 10, GDT2T_hap1 nucleotide sequence TGATCACCGATTCCCAGACGTTTTGGAATTTCATAAGAACGTCGATACTTGATGATataaaatgtttgttttttcaacTTGCCAGTCTGTTTCCAATTGAAAAGCTTTCTGTTTCTACTTTCTTATGCACTATTCTTTTATGGCAATATTGGAATTTTATTCGGACAAGGATCCTCCCTGGATCCTATCCGTGAAGATCCGGACATCAATTAATTGTGTTCGTTTATCATACACAAGATCTAAAATATcaatattatcccgatatttccatcgaaatttctgtatttttgaactaccgatattttagacattgataggaactttatgtggtactaaggGGTTGTTTGGAaatgaggtgcttaaaaaaaaaaaacacccatgaaaaaaagctgtgggggttttaggtgtttggtaaactgaaaaaaatggcttattttggaagctgctgtgagaataagctgaaatcaaaagaaaaagctgaagctgctatttgcagctttggaaaactggctttttttcaaaacacacgGAGTTAcagtgctcatttaatgaaaagacacactatcagactgtttttttctttccaaaagcacttttacaaaaaagtttaccaaacactctgctgatttatttcacagccgcttattctcacagcacagccgcttattttcacagcagctttttttcaaagcacaacaataccaaaccagccctaagtcactcatgtatcttaccatgcaatgtatgaagtataaaatattgtactaattcattatatataaatgattatggtgtgtttaaacttctttcattaattactatatattttttacactcacaatgtttgccagctcgctatataatcaacttaaataagttaaatccatcatgcaatgcattttcttccaattttttttgtgataaactaatagataattgactaaataaacatcctacaaagtttcaataaaaatttccaagtttttcttacaatttccgtggtttttattcattttttatggatattgataatatcccgatatttccatcgaaatttccgtgtttttggacaaccgatatttccgatatcatctatattttataccttgatcGTACATTGCACGGCCAATTTTCGTtatgtactatttatatttaattttaaattaaaaattaaaaattaaaaataatttctaacagcccgatgtacaatgaacgaacaTGATTGATTGATCCTCCAGATCCCACAAAGAGGATCGGGAGAAGATCCTATTCCATTTTATTCAACCAATTCATTGAATTCAAGGAAGGCAatggaccaggatcctctcctaaactaaggatgaggatcctcctcatcaaTGAGTGTGGactgttggatgaaaatccaacggctacaaacagaggatccttttaaaattataataattgtaaccattagattttcatccaacggcccacaTCACTTGATGAGGAGGATCGTCATCCTTAGCTCAGGAAAGGATCATGGTCCGAAGGCAATTACATCATCTCATCAAGAATTGCTTCCAAAATTCGTGGATGCTTTCATAACCTCATGCACCTTGAGTGCACCCAAACATTTCCTTTTATCCACAAGTATACTCAACCGAACAAAGTTAGCTTCAAGATGATGTCGTTAGGTTACTTGACCGGAACAATTGCACTACTCAAGTCCCTGCGTTTAAACGTTCACCAAACGCGAGACAGGACATAACATCGCATACGCAACACAAGTCTTGTCTCGTGCTTCATGTTCTCATTCTGTCATTCATTATCCACGAACGAACTTTTAAACAGAATTATAAATTCTCTTCTCCAAACCGAGACATTTactaaacataaacaaaatcaCCACGAACGATGAGACCAAAATAGATCCAAACGATGTTTACTAACAAAAACTTGAGCGACACAATTTGTCTTAAACTATCTTAATCCGAAACAATGTAGGTTGCAACATGTTACAATAAATTACAGAAGAAGTAATTAAACAATCATGCAGCTCAGAACTTTCCAAGTTTACTAAATCATCAGATATGGAGATAGTTTTGAGGTTAAGAAGCAATCATATCAACACTAGCTTGTTTTCAAGAACTGGAACCCTGCTTACTTGGTTAAATCGCAGCAAACGACAAGTCTTGGGGAGTTCATTGCAATGAGATGCCAGGATATACAGAATTGGAGCATTCGTACAAAGAATGAAGTTTGCAAAATGAAGCAAGTAGAAGATCAGATCTAATCGAGGCAATAccgagcttcttcttcttcttttttctgcaCCCTTCAAATGCCTCATTTCTTTGCCTTTGCAAACCTGAGACACCGATACTTTTCACCACTGACAGTGATTTCAAGTGCTCCATCTTGGTTATCTTGATTCGACGCGGTTCCCATAAGAACGCTCTTCTCTTTCTCAAggttttctttctctattttcaGCCGTGCTTCTTGTCTGGCAATCTCTGCCTGAAACCGAACAACGTTCATGAGCCTAAAACACAAAGCACTGGTAAATCACCTCCATTGAGACTTAAAAGTAAATGTTTGACAGATTAGCAACTACAAAGCACACAATTTGGCATAAACTAGTGATTAAATAGCTCTTCTTAGCTACTCACAGATAGGCTTATGGTCATATGAAAACTGCATAATAAATCAGATATTAACAAGACAAATTGCTGCCCTGCTGCCCCCTGCATTTCTGCTGCTAAAAGGGGAAAAATTGAACATTGCATCCAATTGGGCTCtcaaatcaaaccaaaaatATGGGAAATTGATAATATAAACAGAAAAAAGAAACCCATGATGTCAAAATTGAATTCAAACCAGAAAATGGGATTGCACTCGAGGTGTTCGACAAAAAGACTGAatgaaaaaattggattgaagaGAACAAGAATATACTAGGAATAAGAACCTCGCGGCGAGAGAGCTCGGCCTTCCAAGCAGCTTCGCGCTCGGCGACCTCGCGTTCCCGCTCTTCGATGTAGCTCTGCATCTCCCGCTCCTTCATGATTCTGTCTTGGATATCGGCATCCAGAGCTTCCTTGAGCTCCTGGACGAACTTGTCCACCACCACTTTGATTCTCAGAGACATCTCCGATCTCGAATACGCACGAATCCCTGATTTCTAAAACCCTAACACGCTCACTGAATCATCGACGCGGTCTCTTCCTCGGTTTAGGGACGGAGGACGACTGTCCGGCTGGGCGGCGATTGCCGAGGAAGGAGACAAACAAGGATTTGGAATTTCTTTGGCTATGCTGCCATGTCTCGCTTTTGGTTGTGAGTTACTGAGTTACGAAGCACTCTCCAAGTCTCCTTCTCTTCGCAACTTAAACGGTGCGTTTTTTcgcaagacaaaaaaaaaaaaaaaaaaaaaaaaaaagctgttattggcattttaaaattttcattttgcacTCGAAACtttatataattagaaagaaaaatacgctTGTGAGAAGTGTATAATGAAAATcttgaagtgctaataaaatttctaaaaaaatctaaataaataaatattaaaccTGTTTACTTATCCTGGACATGTTTGAATGCTTGTCCAGGACTATTGGATAGTTCAAGAAATGAATGGTAAAGGttgattttaagaattttttttcttccaatttttacCGTTTATTTTTTGGACTGCTCAATAGGAAGAAGTCAAGACGGTATCCTTTTATAGCATGTTTACTTATGCGAGGAGAACTTATAATTCTTGAATTTTTAGGCATTAATATGGGTTGTAATATGAATGTCGCATGCATGTATTTATTGCTATACACAAGAAAAGTCATAAATTAGAGTTAAATGCTCATTTCAACATATTCCAAGTAAATAAGCATGTCGTAACTTTTGAGTTTGTTCTCAAGTGCTATTGTGTGAGTTTTTTGTCCGTAGCATTTTATTATAAACATGTAGAAAGCTATGCTGACTCTAGCGCTTTTATCAAGGTCACATAGAATGATAGAGCTTCTCTGACAATAGAATGATAGAGCTTTAGACAATTTGAGATGGAATGCCAAAAGTTTGTATTTTTCAATAACATGTACGTTAAACGGCTTACTTGAATGCCAAGCTCAAACACACATTGAATTGAAGTGGAAGCGTGAAAATACCCTTCAACGGACAAAAATAACATATATTGGTGGGGCCCGCATGTGCCACATCATGACCTAACAAGGTCGTTGACGGTCAAACCAACGACAACACCTGAATGAGCAAATTTTGTAAAGTGGTCGTACTAAATTGGTGAAATTAAAAATACGGATAAACGCATGTTCAAAGGATAATACATCAATACATCGTCACATCCAGTATCAAGGCATTTCTCATCTCTCATTGTATATTACAACAACGCAAAAACACTAGGCATCCTCTCTTGAGAAAAGGAATGATACAAACGTGTTGTGGTATTACAGCTCGTCTCTAGAAACCGCGCTTATCCCACCATCAACGTAAGACGCATAGGCCTTGATAACAGATTCGTAAATATCAATTCCTTTCAAGTATTCGTCTTTGTTTAGAAACTACGATAAGGTGAAAAATTGTGAGGGTCAGATTGCGTAGTTGCAGAATAGCTTATAAATAAAAACCACAGAAAGATGAGATTCATAAACACTTAAGGATGCATATGTAACAGAAACATATCAGCCTGTCCATTTACCTCATTATGGTCATGAAGAAGAATAGGAGTGTTAGCCATCGGAGAGAATCCAATCGCTGGCAAGCCCAGATTCCGGAAATAGCGAGCATCTGTTGAAGCAGGAAAAATCTCTGGCTTACCAAGTTTCCCATTAGCTTTTTTGACAGCATCTTCAAGAAGAGCCCACCAGGGGTTTGAACTATCAGTTGCTGTAAGGATTGGCCTCCCCGCCTTATCAAGCACAGAAACCTTATGCTTGAACTGCCCACGCTAGGAAGATGAGTAGAGAAACTGGCATGTATTTAAGCAATTCATATTTCGCTAAAATACATGTGTGCATGAAAATACGCGCACAAGCTTTCAAAATTTAATACATTAGGACTTGCGTAGAGATCATAGTAGTCCATAGTAGGTAAAGGCAGAAGCTTGAACATCTTAAGAGCTTGAAGACAAGCTTGGCAGGACAACATATCATAAGCAGTTCAAAATTCAACTAGGTAAACCGTAAAGACCACTGACGATTTTTCCTGGCAATGCAAGGAATGATAACACTGGTAGGTTTTGTAGCTTTGTACCACATACGTGCTTGGAAAGGAGGAAAGCTACGTCAATTATTTGATCAACCAAGGAGGCTATGAATCACTTATTAGTGAACTGTAACCATTGTATACACTACATCTGTTTCTCAGTACTGCCTATCTATTATCGTATTTAATCGTTAATAGAGGTAGTACTTGTTTGATGTGTTTATCATACTGATTTATCACATATTACTTGATGTTCTTCAGTATTCAATAACTGTGTATTTCATAAGATAAGATCAACGTGCTAATTACCCTGAATGTCATGTTTCGTGAAGCAGGGGCCCATTCTTCAGCTATCCGTTTCTCCAAAGACTCCTGATCAGCAGTTGGTGGGACCCTAATATCAAGGCCTGCTTCTGCTTCAGATGGCTGCAAATTCATGACAAAACCCTGGACGAGAAAGGGGGAAAGCAATTATCATcagaaatttattattattatgactggatgacaaaggaaaagaaTAGTCCCAACATGATCCCAAGTTATAACGTAGAAGATAATTTCCACTGCCAACTTTTGGAAATGTATGTCAGTGCTTGCCAAATCAAGCTTAACACTTTACATCCTAAATCTTTAAGGTCAAGCGAGACATGTGCTCATTTCATCACACGCTTATGTCTTAAGTGGTAACTTAACACCTCCTACTACTAAAATGTGTCCCGAATGGAACGTCTACAACCATTTATGTTCCGTTCATGTGCATGGTGAATCCACACTGCAGTATTACAATCGTAACAAAAATTCCTTTGGTCCCTCCAAATTCTAAGAATCCAATCTTTAAATGAATATTCACTACTCATGTCTAAGATCAAGTTCCCAAACTTAATTTGATTTGTAGTAACCAAACATTAAGGGTGTTGTGCTCAACTAACCCAAGTAGCACAGAGCGTGCTCAATACgacttcaaaagcaaaagagatTGCAACACCTTTACCCACCCGATTTAATTCCATCAAGAACTCAACCGCTTTAATGCCCCACTTGGTTACAAGCCCATGCTACTAGACTCTGCAAACTTAATTTGAttcattgtaaaaaaaaaaaaaaaaaaaaatcaataaataaactCGATTGCACTTAGTAAGAGCTCCATGTAATTCAACATCAAATAATGAAGAAGCAAGCACAGAGTGCATCAACATACTGTTGGAGTCGGAGTGCCAGCTTTCAAAAACACCATATTAACAGAGACGACCTCGCCTTCAGCCTTCAAACCTGCCTTCACCAAATCAAACTGTGAAGCCCGGAACCGCCTCACACTCTCAATGCTTTTCAAGAGATTCTCCATGGCAGTGTTGTCATAGAGCTTAGCCCCATGACCAGGAGCCCCAGTAGCCTTGATCACCAGCCACATGGGACACCTCTCTGCATAGAACGCCCTGTAATTCTCAGTCGGCGAGGCCaaccctgttttttttttttccaagaacAGGCATTTACCAAATAGAAAAATCATTAGAAAACAGCAAACCAACACAAATACTTGAAAATCACTAGTACGCCCaattaaccaaataaaaaaccAGTAACAAATACTTAAAAATCACAGGTAAAATCAGTTGCCCAAATGACACAAACACTAGCAATTAGCAACTCAATAACAGATACTGAACAGCACTAGCATGCCCAATTACCCAACCTATACAATCACTAGAAAATAGCAATCCAGTAACAAAGACTTAAAAAGCAATTGTATTTTCCATTACCCATATGATAAAATAACTAGCAAATAGCAATCCAGTAACGAAGACTTAAAAAGcaattgtattttcaattacCCATATGATAAAATCACTAGCAAATAGCACTCCAGTTACAAAACCTTTGAAAGAACTAATATTTTCAATTACCCAGATAACAAAACCACTAGCAAATAGCAACCCAATGACAAAAACCTAAAAAGCACTAGTGTGTTCAATTACCCAGATGATAAAATCCCTTGTAAATACTAAATAGCAATCTAACAACAATAAGTAGAAAAATACCATTACCCAGACGTTAAAATCTCTAGAAAATAGCAATCCAATAACAAAAACCTTAAAAAGCACTAGTATTTTCAATTACCCGGATGATAATATCACTAGCAAATAGCAAGCAAACGACAAATATTTAACAAGAACTAGTAACAGTGAGCAGAGCAGAATCATACGGTCTGATTAGCGCACCTTCATCAAGCACAATTCCTACGTTCAATCCCTTGAAAACATCAGATTCAGCCAGCTTCTCAGCGCCGTCGTGGCCCCCAATCTCCTCATCAGGCACAAACGACAAGTAAACAGACCTTTTGGGCTTAAACCCAGAAGCCTTGAGCCGCCGAATGGCCTCCAGGTACTGAATCCCAACGCACTTCATGTCCTGGGATCCCCTGGCGTAAACGTTGCCGTTCGGATCCAAGTTGGCCGAGAAAGGTGGGTGGGCCCACTTGTCGTGCTCGGCCGGGACGACGTCGGTGTGGGAGTTGAGGAGAACGGAGGGGAGAGAAGGGTCGGAGCCTGGCCATTTGAGGAGGACGAGCGGTTTGCCGGGGACGAACTCGAGAGTCTGGGACTGGAGGGAGAGGGACTCGGCCTCGGAGAGAATGAAATCGGCTGCTTCGCGGTACCGGGGATTCGGGTGGGCTGTGTTGATTTGGAGGTATCGTTGAAACCGTGAGATTATCGGGTCGTCGGATTGTATGGCCGTTGATTTTGATGAGAGCAGTAGCAGAGAGATTATGCAGAGACGAAGACGaagctccatttttttttcttttgtttttgttcgaGTGATTCTTTCAGTGACTCGGAGTGGATGATGAGTGAGAGAGATTAGAATTTGTGGATTAAACAATTTGGGGAGGAATCGAACGTTTTGCGGAAAGATTCGGTTTTTGGTTGacaattttgtttaattgatgTTACGTGGGAAACTACTCGCTTCGCGGCCGCCAAACTGCATGAAGGTGTAGGTGGAATTAGCACTACTTTATATTCCTCGTTAGTTGTAATTAAAGGACAAAGATCCTCGCCGGACCAGTTTTCTGCGGATCCTGCGCATCAATTAATCGTGGCCGTTGAAATTATATCTTGTGGTCATGAGCAAAACAAGACACCGACCATTTTACTCACTGTTTTACATCCCTAAAttctctctcccccttctcGCCTGCGGTGCTT carries:
- the LOC103445289 gene encoding beta-mannosyltransferase 1 — translated: MSLRIKVVVDKFVQELKEALDADIQDRIMKEREMQSYIEEREREVAEREAAWKAELSRREAEIARQEARLKIEKENLEKEKSVLMGTASNQDNQDGALEITVSGEKYRCLRFAKAKK
- the LOC103445495 gene encoding uncharacterized protein isoform X1; protein product: MELRLRLCIISLLLLSSKSTAIQSDDPIISRFQRYLQINTAHPNPRYREAADFILSEAESLSLQSQTLEFVPGKPLVLLKWPGSDPSLPSVLLNSHTDVVPAEHDKWAHPPFSANLDPNGNVYARGSQDMKCVGIQYLEAIRRLKASGFKPKRSVYLSFVPDEEIGGHDGAEKLAESDVFKGLNVGIVLDEGLASPTENYRAFYAERCPMWLVIKATGAPGHGAKLYDNTAMENLLKSIESVRRFRASQFDLVKAGLKAEGEVVSVNMVFLKAGTPTPTGFVMNLQPSEAEAGLDIRVPPTADQESLEKRIAEEWAPASRNMTFRRGQFKHKVSVLDKAGRPILTATDSSNPWWALLEDAVKKANGKLGKPEIFPASTDARYFRNLGLPAIGFSPMANTPILLHDHNEFLNKDEYLKGIDIYESVIKAYASYVDGGISAVSRDEL
- the LOC103445495 gene encoding uncharacterized protein isoform X2, which gives rise to MELRLRLCIISLLLLSSKSTAIQSDDPIISRFQRYLQINTAHPNPRYREAADFILSEAESLSLQSQTLEFVPGKPLVLLKWPGSDPSLPSVLLNSHTDVVPAEHDKWAHPPFSANLDPNGNVYARGSQDMKCVGIQYLEAIRRLKASGFKPKRSVYLSFVPDEEIGGHDGAEKLAESDVFKGLNVGIVLDEGLASPTENYRAFYAERCPMWLVIKATGAPGHGAKLYDNTAMENLLKSIESVRRFRASQFDLVKAGLKAEGEVVSVNMVFLKAGTPTPTGFVMNLQPSEAEAGLDIRVPPTADQESLEKRIAEEWAPASRNMTFRFKHKVSVLDKAGRPILTATDSSNPWWALLEDAVKKANGKLGKPEIFPASTDARYFRNLGLPAIGFSPMANTPILLHDHNEFLNKDEYLKGIDIYESVIKAYASYVDGGISAVSRDEL